Proteins encoded by one window of Canis lupus dingo isolate Sandy chromosome 22, ASM325472v2, whole genome shotgun sequence:
- the LOC125753347 gene encoding LOW QUALITY PROTEIN: N-acetyltransferase ESCO2-like (The sequence of the model RefSeq protein was modified relative to this genomic sequence to represent the inferred CDS: substituted 1 base at 1 genomic stop codon) has product MSAFTLRKRKQPLNCDNLLSDIPSKKLILDSAENTFPSPDENYSDSNEKKVHCSQQSHFLSNPSETTKTRLPSASQGSPLKSTMSTVSFYKKDKWYLNPLERKLIKESRPTCLKSNNEDQSFPVVTEKIQGKPVCSKRMIKRPQKSLISKCQPKYKCIKPQSKNSKSSKQNRVAYKPIVEKENNYYSAQDNLNAPRVLSQKVKPQVTLQGGAAFFVRKKPCLRKLSLENKPLLELTEKNISKVIKDSYAETARQVPKSLLLEKEPNIELLHTRSKNEEKLTKDSFGGVVSLRECKPNENACFPSEDSLSKNKAVSPESIVYPIFSVSSVNTKRSLVEEQSSVGSVISANLKQINMQKSTNARDTNKETEDQLIIDAGQKHFGTTVCKSCGMIYTASNPEDELQHVRHHHRFLEGIKYTGWKKERVVAEFWDGKIVLVLPHDPSYAIRKVEDVQELVDNELGFHQVVPRCPNKTKTFLFISDDKKVVGCLIAEPIKQAFRVLSEPTGPESASSKECHRAWQCSDVPQPAVCGISRIWVFRLKRRKRIARRLVDTLRNAXIWHGNRFMFGCFLRTDEIAFSDPTPDGKLFATKYCNTPNFLVYNFNS; this is encoded by the exons ATGTCAGCTTTTActctgagaaaaaggaaacagcctTTGAACTGTGACAACTTATTATCAGACATTCCATCGAAGAAATTAATTTTGGACTCTGCTGAAAATACATTTCCATCACCTGATGAAAATTACAGTGATAGCAATGAAAAGAAGGTTCATTGCTCTCAGCAAAGTCATTTCCTTTCAAATCCATCCGAAACAACTAAAACCAGATTGCCATCTGCAAGTCAAGGTTCACCACTTAAATCTACTATGTCTACTGTATCCTTTTATAAGAAAGATAAGTGGTACCTCAACCCATTAGAGAGAAAGCTGATAAAAGAAAGTCGACCCACTTGTCTAAAAAGTAATAATGAAGACCAATCTTTTCCTGTTGTGACAGAAAAAATTCAGGGAAAACCAGTCTGCTCCAAGAGGATGATTAAAAGGCCACAAAAgagtttaatttctaaatgtcAACCAAAATACAAATGCATCAAGCCTCAatcaaaaaattctaaaagttcCAAGCAAAATCGAGTGGCCTATAAGCCAATtgtagagaaagagaataattaCTATTCAGCTCAAGATAATCTGAATGCTCCTCGGGTTCTAAGCCAAAAAGTCAAACCACAAGTTACACTCCAGGGTGGAGCAGCATTTTTTGTTAGAAAAAAGCCCTGTCTTAGAAAATTGTCTCTGGAAAACAAGCCATTACTGGAACTCACAGAAAAGAATATATCAAAAGTGATCAAAGATTCTTATGCAGAGACTGCAAGGCAAGTGCCAAAGAGCTTGTTActagaaaaagaaccaaacattGAGTTGCTTCATAcaagaagtaaaaatgaagagaaattaacAAAGGACTCATTTGGTGGAGTAGTTTCTTTAAGAGAATGTAAACCTAATGAAAATGCGTGTTTTCCTTCAGAGGATTCTCTCAGTAAAAACAAGGCGGTTTCTCCTGAGTCCATTGTCTATCCTATCTTCAGTGTGTCTTCAGTCAATACAAAAAGATCTTTAGTTGAAGAACAGTCTTCTGTGGGATCCGTTATATCTGCTAACTTGAAACAGATCAACATGCAGAAAAGTACTAATGCCAGggatacaaataaagaaacagaagaccAGCTCATCATTGATGCAGGTCAGAAACATTTTGGAACCACTGTGTGTAAGTCCTGTGGCATGATCTATACTGCCTCCAACCCTGAAGATGAACTGCAGCATGTTAGGCATCACCACAGATTTCTGGAGGGAATCAAATACACAGGCTGGAAAAAAGAACGTGTTGTAGCAGAGTTTTGGGATGGGAAAATTGTGTTGGTCCTGCCACATGATCCAAGTTATGCTATCAGAAAGGTAGAAGATGTCCAAGAACTTGTTGATAATGAATTGGGCTTCCACCAAGTTGTTCCCAGATGTCCAAACAAAACCAAGACTTTTCTCTTCATATCTGATGATAAGAAAGTAGTTGGGTGTTTAATTGCAGAGCCCATCAAACAGGCCTTCCGTGTCCTTTCTGAACCAACTGGTCCAGAATCTGCAAGCTCTAAAGAATGTCACCGGGCTTGGCAATGTTCAGATGTGCCACAGCCTGCAGTATGTGGAATAAGTAGAATCTGGGTCTTCAGGTTGAAACGAAGAAAGCGCATCGCAAGACGATTGGTAGATACTCTCAGGAATGCATAAATTTGGCATGG gaaCCGCTTCATGTTTGGCTGTTTTCTCAGGACTGACGAAATAGCATTTTCTGACCCAACACCAGATGGCAAGTTATTTGCAACAAAATACTGCAACACCCCTAATTTCCTTGTATACAATTTTAATAGTTGA